In Coffea arabica cultivar ET-39 chromosome 9e, Coffea Arabica ET-39 HiFi, whole genome shotgun sequence, the genomic window ccattttcttgctttctatCTCTTTTACTGATTCCACCCTTCCTTTTAATGGTGATACCATGATGTTCCCTACTCTCATCCATGCACCACATTGCTCCTCTTGCTACATCAATCCTTCTCTTCCTGCCACATTACATAACCTGTTACTATGTCCTATGACCTCGCAGTTGTAGCAAAAGTCCGAACAACGTTCATACCTAAACTCAACCCATACTACCTGatctttactttttattttagtCCCTTTGATCAGTGGTTGAGTCACATCTATTTCAACCATTATTTTCATGTGccttccctctttcttttcagTTGTTGGAATTATCACCTCTCTTACAGAATTGAAGATCTCCCCTAATTTAAAGCCAACTGCTTTGCTCATCCAATGGATAGGGAGATTCCATCATTGTACGCAGAGAAACGCATGTTGAAAAAATGTTCTGTCCCTTTTGCAACCCACTTCCCATTCCTTTACTATGAGTACTTGATTATCCATTATCCATGGCCTACCTGACaggatctttttcttttttttttttatcttcttcatCTTCCAGATGAAACTGGAACAAATTTGGGCCCAACTCTATTATTTTCATCTTCCTGGGGTATCCCCATACATGGTTGGTGAAGTTTTAGACCCCTGTGAAATGAGCAACTTTTTCCCCCAACGAGTTTTCCAACCAGGCTGTCATGGCACCCTTGTATGCCTTCATCAGTGTCATCCCCACCCAGATCCACACCCTCTATATCCTTTTCCGATAGCTCAAACTTTTGAAAGGCTCTTGCTAGGGATTCTTCCATCTTGGAGAATGTATTAGAGTGATGACAAGCACTATTTCTTGGACAATGAACTACTCAGCTGGTTAAACCTGCTAAAGAGGCAGACAGACAAGCAAACAATATTACCAGTGAATCCAAAAGTAAATAGCAAAGATATTAGAGAAGTGAAAGTTtaaagggtaaaaaacaaaaaagccccctgtggtaagtctaatacacagaaaagccccctatggtttcaaaatatacaacacgataccttatgctttgaactaaattgtaaaggtgacggaatccgttaaatttaacggaaatgacttattggaacctaaaaaaaaaattttatacttaatttttatcaaatatacctattctaccccttaaccctcaattctctctatttagagaataaaacaaatgatttttttgagctgtcttttgcttaattatatcagggtattttggtcattttgtccatttccgttaattttaacggattccgtcacctttacaatttagttcaaagcatgaggggtcgtgttgtatattttgaaaccatggggggcttttctgtgtattaggtttaccacagggggcttttttattttttacccaaGTTTAAAAATAGGTTGGTGGAGTCGACCGGCTCAAAAAGACGAAACAAAAGACTAAACGTGAGAGAATTAAAGAAGCCACAGTTCCGACAGAGAAAGTTAGTGCTCCACAAATTTGTTAAATGGATCATGTTTTGTTCTAGCATTTACTCCACCAATTACTAGTCTTGATCTCTGGTTCTAACTAGTATCGATTCTGAAATTTTGCGATGAAATCTGGGTTGGGGCCAAGATAGTATAGTGTTTGGGATTTGAAATTTGGggtttgaaattttgaacttgCTAAAAGTTTCTACACCAAGAAGAGGTTCTCTAAAGTTAGAGAGAAGGGCTCTCAAATAGAGAGAGAGGCTCTTCTTATTACATAGTCAATAAGACGTTTCTAAATACACTAGCTATTAGCTGTTGTTACAATTGGTTAAATTGATGCCAATTCCTAAATATGTCGGGGAATCTGTaattaaaacttttttttggTACATAACTTGAAAGGTTAGTACGGTCATTTCGTGTAGCCAAATTGGCTGCAATTTGCATCCGAATTCTATAAGGGTTGCAAGTTAATTAATCAAACTTGAGCGGAACAAGACACAATTGTCTCagatattattttactttttaccACAACGTTTAAAAACCTCGCCTTAAACCCCACTGAACCGGACGGAAAATTAAACAGGCCGTAGTGATAAAACCCTGAAACCAAGAAGTTCGTGGTAATTGGGACAACGGAGATGAAGGAGGACGAGAAGAAAGAGTTGGTAACGCCCGGGGAAGTGTTGGGGACGGCGTCAGAGTTAAAAGCAGGGAAAGGTGCCTATTTCTCAGCCAATGATAAAACCATTTACGCCTCCCTCACTGGATTTCGCTCTATCATCCCTGCTCCTATTGACGCCACTGACCaggtatatattttttaaatgttaaaaataatattctgtagcggttgaacctTGATGTTTAGAACTGGAATATTTTAGACACTTTAATTTCTGCTTAAGAGCATGCAGCCTTCTTctacttcttctttttcttctttgttttttaattattattacatgtCTTAGTGAGCTGCAAACAAAGTCTTGAGTTGTTGATTTAAATGGTTTTGTGGGTCTGGAGCTTTTTTGTGCTGCAAATTATGAAGGGCTGTGTTTGGAATTTGTATTATGTGGAAATCTAGCTTAACTTGAATAGGAAAAAATGGTTAAAATTTGTAATTGCAGTTCTGACAGAGAACCTAATACAGCGTTAATGTATCTCTACCATGTTGTTTGGATAAAGTTGAATAGCTTAACGCATGGTGATGTTTGAACGTTCCGACTGAAGAGGTGATTAACGAGTTATATGGCAACAATGGAGCCTTTGTTTGGTTTGAGGAAATTCGGGAGGGAGGATAAGCTGATGGTCTCAGAGGGAAAGGAAGAAGTTTTCAGATTAATAAAATGAAGACGGGAAagattcaattttgtttttggaATTCAGAGAAGATAATGTTGGTTCTTTTGGTATTAAAGaaacctttttattgtttttcttgATCCAGATTTTGCCCCATTTTGGAACACAAACAATCATTGATCTTTGAATGGCTTGTTCTTCCTCTTGTTTTCCTGGCTTTTGTTTGTCAAAATCAATCCAATGACAAAAGATTGAGAATCTCGTAATCCTGTTCTTTGTTTACTATATTACTTCAAAGTGTCTGGTGCGATTTTGATTTTAAGTAACCAGGATTCAGGATTGGAAATAGGATAATATTGTAAAGTTCTGGATTTGGTTAATATTTTCTGCTCATGGATATACTTTTTCTCCGTCCTCTATACCTCTAAGAATGCCTTATTGTGGTTGTACATGGAATGCAAGGTTTAATTGcagctttttcttcttttttttgtggATCATTACCAGAGACCAACTGTGGAAGTTACTGGCCACAAAGCCCATGGTGCTGTTCCTGAGCCTGGGTCTGTTGTCATTGCTAGGGTAAGGTTTTggtctcatatttttcttttattttgtttctggCTGATGCTCATGCTATATCTAGTTATGATATTTATAAGTGCCCCTAGAGAATTAGTATGTTTTAATCAGTAGGACTTGTGATGTAGCTTGAAGCAGCAATTGTGGATAAGAAAGGATTTCGGGATGGTTAGTTATAGATATTGTTAACGATATAATGATAGAAGCGAGCAGCCAGCAATGGGATTTTAGAAGAAAGCAAAAAAGGAAGAGGAAGAGTAGGAATTTCTATAAATCCAGCCGAATTTTCCATCCCAAGGTAAAGTTGTTTGGAGCTTCCAAAGAAAGCTGAATTAACATCATTAAGCCACCGTATTATTATTATACATTTCATCACCTCATATACTAGTTTCTACTGACGTACATAGATGCCCACATATGTAAGACTTCTTAAGGAATAGTAACAACTAAGGAACTAGAAGCTAAGGAACCAGCAAGCCAAATTTTATCAAAGCACTTCTTAGAGTTTGACCCAGCactacaaaaaccctaattttaatgaCATAGTCTGGCTTGGACAAAAGACTTCCTACTTGGGACACATTGACCTATTTCGGTACTCTCTGAAGGTGAAAAATTGCTTTTCAATCACTAAATTCCTAATAAAATGAAACTATAACTAATTGCTCAAAATCAATCTAAAGTGCATTACAGTTATCATAAACAGCAAGAAACTGACAGAATCAAGTCATCGACCAGTGTCTGTAATTTGCCCTAATCCTTTATGGTGTCTAATGTCTCTTGTATCATCATGTCTGGTTTATGTTTATCTCTGGTATAGAAAGAACCACGGTTTTCTAGGTAACCCTTTCTATGTTTCTGTTGTTTTTTCTATAGATAACAAAAGTGATGGCTAGAATGGCTTCAGCAGATATCATGTGTGTTGGTCCCAAGTCCGTAAGAGAAAAATTCACAGGCATCATCAGGTAAGGGATTTTGGTAAGGCATCATCAGTTAAGGGATGGATGCTACCCAACCATCCCTACCCCATCTTATCTCTAGTGACTTCGTCCAGTCAGCACTTAAGCTAACAATTAATCTCTCtgtgtttctctctctctctctctctctgtatgTGTGTGTGAATCATTGGCTAGATAAATTTTTATGGTAGGCTCATGTCAATGGATTTCCTCTTTTCAATTGCTTATTCATATGTCTTTGTGAACTATGCTTGTATTCTTAATCCGGAACAATATCTTTTGGTTCTGTACAATAAGATATATGATACTTGGAGTCATACTTAGAGATGTTACAAATTAGGTGTTACTCTTGCATTTCTGTATCCCGTTAAGTTTTATAATGATATCTGCTCATATTGATGTTTCTTCAGTTCATGGGAATTGAAGTACCATAGAACTTCTAATTACGCACCTTGACACTAATTTTGTTGAATAGGCAGCAAGATGTAAGAGCAACTGAGATTGACAAGGTTGAAATGCATGCTTCTTTCCACCCGGGTGACATTGTTAGAGCGCTGGTTGTATCCTTCATGTctataaatttcattttcttaacATTTATTCTTCCTAGATTTATTGTCTTGGCTGAAGtttttcacatagcaaagcAGTACTGGTAGGATAGGCCTGGACACGTGATGCTTATCTTGAATCTCTTTCAGTGTTGGCTTATTTTATCATACCAAACTGGATGACACGTCTCAAGCACTTGAAATTGGTTAATTTATTGCAAGGCAAAGTGTATCCAACTGGATGATTTTCTCACATTTATATGATCAGCATAGGTATGTTGCAGTGTTTAGtacttaaattaaaaaaaaaaagaggtttttTATGAAAGCAAAAAAGTTATTTAAACCATAGCTGCTCCCTGGTCTAGCAAAATGGTGGAATATTACTTGGCTTTctagagaaattttttttgaatctttTGTGTTTAAATTTATGTGCCTTTTGTTGGTTAGTGTAACATGGTTGTTCTGTATGCATCAGTTTAATCACATTTACAGATTTTAGTTTCTTTAACCTCTTTCATCAGCTGTCCCTAGGGGATGCACGGGCATATTATTTATCTACTGCCAAAAATGAACTTGGTGTTGTATCTGCTGAAAGTTCAGCAGGTAGAGATTCCTGAATCATTTCGTCTGTTTTCTTATGGGATAGTTACCTTGATGATCCATATATCTTAAACTTGTTGCTGTTTGAATTACATAGTTTTGTCTATATACTCATAGTGTCAGTATGTGATTCTGCTCTGTGCTTGTtgaatatttttgataactcaTGTAATTGCAAtctcaaaatgcatttttgtgaTGGTAGAAGAGGGAATGAAGCTGTTGTTTGGACAGTGAGGAACTGGAAGAACAAAAATTTGtaagtgtgagaaaataaacaCTTGGTTGATAGTTTCATAAGGAGTTATAATAAAACATTAAATATTCAAGCATCTAAGAGCCAACAGAAGTCCAAATTTTCATACACACACGTAGGAAAGACAAGTCATTTTGAGTGCGACTTGGTAAAATGCTTTCCATTAAATGTACTATTAGATGTTCAGTTAATGGTTATTTTTGTCCGACTCAAATGTTCAGTTAATGGTTATTAGTTGAATGATATTGTTT contains:
- the LOC113709737 gene encoding exosome complex component csl4 isoform X2, producing MKEDEKKELVTPGEVLGTASELKAGKGAYFSANDKTIYASLTGFRSIIPAPIDATDQRPTVEVTGHKAHGAVPEPGSVVIARITKVMARMASADIMCVGPKSVREKFTGIIRQQDVRATEIDKVEMHASFHPGDIVRALVLSLGDARAYYLSTAKNELGVVSAESSAEEGMKLLFGQ
- the LOC113709737 gene encoding uncharacterized protein isoform X1; protein product: MKEDEKKELVTPGEVLGTASELKAGKGAYFSANDKTIYASLTGFRSIIPAPIDATDQRPTVEVTGHKAHGAVPEPGSVVIARITKVMARMASADIMCVGPKSVREKFTGIIRQQDVRATEIDKVEMHASFHPGDIVRALVLSLGDARAYYLSTAKNELGVVSAESSAGGEMVPISWTEMQCPLTGQIEQRKVAKVGA